In Equus caballus isolate H_3958 breed thoroughbred chromosome 25, TB-T2T, whole genome shotgun sequence, one DNA window encodes the following:
- the OR1J26B gene encoding olfactory receptor family 1 subfamily J member 26B (The RefSeq protein has 1 substitution compared to this genomic sequence), whose product MISHSFTFSFLFLSPAKENNMRRDNQSSVSEFLLLGLPIWTEKQGIYYTLFLIMYLITVLGNLLIILLIRLDSHLHTAMYFFLSHLAFTDVSFSSVTAPKMLMNMQTQSQSISYAGCLSQVCFFLFFGCLDSFLLTSMAYDRYVAICHPLRYTTIMNQDLCFLLVMVSWVLSCTSALLHTLLLVRLSFCGDNTLPHFFCDLSTLLKLSSSDTTVNELVILIVGAVVITLPFICILVSYGHIGATIIRVPSTKGICKALSTCGSHISVVSLYYGAIIGLYFFPSSSTSNDKDVIVSLLYTLVTPMLNPFIYSLRNQDMKGALGNILSRGKFSP is encoded by the coding sequence ATGATTTCTCattctttcacattttcatttctttttttatctccAGCAAAAGAGAATAACATGAGGAGGGATAATCAGAGCAGTGTGTCTGaattcctcctcctggggctccccATCTGGACAGAGAAGCAAGGCATATACTATACTCTTTTTCTGATCATGTATCTGATCACGGTGCTggggaacctgctcatcatcctgcTCATTAGGCTAGACTCTCACCTCCACACtgccatgtacttcttcctcagccACTTGGCCTTCACTGATGTCTCTTTCTCATCAGTCACAGCTCCAAAGATGCTCATGAATATGCAGACACAGAGTCAATCTATCTCATATGCTGGGTGCCTTTCCCAGGTGtgcttcttcttattttttggGTGTCTTGACAGCTTCCTTCTCACATCAATGGCCTATGACAGgtatgtggccatctgtcaccccCCCCGTTATACCACCATCATGAATCAGGACCTGTGTTTCCTGTTAGTAATGGTGTCCTGGGTCCTATCATGCACCAGTGCCCTTTTGCACACCCTCCTCCTGGTCCGTCTGTCTTTCTGTGGAGACAACACTCTCCCCCACTTCTTTTGTGACCTCTCCACTTTACTTAAGCTGTCCAGCTCAGATACAACAGTCAATGAATTGGTTATCCTTATTGTAGGAGCAGTGGTCATTACCCTGCCATTCATATGTATCCTGGTCTCTTATGGTCACATTGGGGCCACCATCATTAGAGTCCCCTCTACTAAGGGAATCTGCAAAGCCTTGTCCACATGTGGCTCTCACATTTCTGTGGTGTCTCTGTACTATGGAGCAATTATTGGACTGTACTTTTTCCCCTCATCCAGTACCTCCAATGACAAAGATGTCATTGTGTCTTTATTGTACACTCTGGTCACTCCCATGCTAAATCCCTTTATCTACAGTCTGAGGAATCAGGATATGAAAGGAGCTTTGGGGAATATActaagtagaggaaaattttcacCATGA